The Deinococcus roseus genome contains a region encoding:
- a CDS encoding anthranilate synthase component II → MDVNLKVLVIDNYDSFTYNIVQYLGEFGIEAEVWRNDQFELADIDRLQPDRIIISPGPCTPSEAGLSIPVIEKYAAQIPILGVCLGHQSMGQAFGGNVVRAKHIMHGKMSRIQHNEKGVFAGIPEDIQVTRYHSLVVEDLPETLEATAWTTEVDGSKTLMALRHKQYPMHGVQFHPESIASEHGHRMLKNFLDDPF, encoded by the coding sequence ATGGATGTCAACCTGAAAGTGCTGGTCATCGACAATTACGACAGTTTCACCTACAACATCGTGCAGTACCTCGGAGAATTTGGCATCGAAGCCGAGGTGTGGAGAAACGACCAGTTCGAGCTTGCAGACATCGACAGGCTGCAGCCTGACCGCATCATCATCTCCCCTGGTCCCTGCACCCCCAGCGAAGCCGGTCTGAGCATCCCAGTGATCGAGAAATACGCAGCCCAGATCCCCATTCTGGGCGTGTGCCTGGGACACCAGAGCATGGGGCAGGCTTTCGGGGGAAATGTGGTGCGGGCCAAACACATCATGCACGGCAAGATGTCCCGCATCCAGCACAACGAAAAAGGCGTGTTTGCTGGGATTCCAGAAGACATTCAGGTGACCCGCTACCATTCCCTGGTGGTGGAAGACCTGCCCGAAACCCTGGAAGCCACCGCCTGGACCACCGAGGTGGATGGCAGCAAAACCCTGATGGCCCTGCGCCACAAGCAGTACCCCATGCACGGCGTGCAGTTCCACCCGGAATCCATCGCCAGTGAACACGGGCACAGGATGCTGAAGAATTTTCTGGATGATCCGTTTTAA